The following proteins are co-located in the Silene latifolia isolate original U9 population chromosome 1, ASM4854445v1, whole genome shotgun sequence genome:
- the LOC141614137 gene encoding protein ROOT HAIR DEFECTIVE 3-like isoform X1: protein MDNDDGCCSTQLIDGDGEFNVTGIEKFLKGVKLAECGLSYAVVSIMGPQSSGKSTLVNHLFRTNFREMDAFKGRSQTTRGIWLARCVGIEPCTLVMDLEGTDGRERGEDDTAFEKQSALFALAVSDIVLINMWCHDIGREQAANKPLLKTVFQVMMRLFSPRKTTLMFVIRDKTRTPLENLEPVLREDIQKIWDSVPKPQAHTDTLLSEFFNVEVVALSSYEEKEEQFKEQVSDLRQRFNQSIAPGGLAGDRRGVVPASGFSFSGQQIWKVIKENKDLDLPAHKVLVATVRCEEIANERCNAFSHNRDWLNLEEASQSGPVPGFGKKLSSILGSCFSEYDAEAIYFDEGVRNSKRKHLEDKLLQLVQPAFQLVLGHVRSGAFEKFTETFEKSLKAGEGFSDVACRCKQTALNAFDEGSADSVVEQANWDTSKVKAKLERDLDEHITSVRAAKLGEFTSHFEAKLNDALSAPVEALLDTANIETWPSIRKLLRHETQSAVSGLASKLSSFDLDEQTRDKMLAKLGDHARGVVEAKAKEEAGKVLIRMKDRFTTLFSHDADSMPRIWTGDEDIKAITKSARTSSLKLLSVLSVIRLDDESDDIDKTLSLALLDTSKSRSSVSTDPLASSTWEKVSLSKTLITPVQCKSLWRQFQMETEYTVSQAISAQEACKRGNSWLPPPWAIAAIIILGFNEIVTLLRNPLYIGLLFVGYLVSKALWVQMDVSNEFSHGFLPGLLSVSARFVPTVMNMLSGLAAQGNTPANTAGQTNPPPMAANSLQGGSTSTSSSQATTKVKSSSSSKAD from the exons ATGG ATAACGATGATGGTTGTTGTTCTACTCAACTTATTGATGGAGACGGCGAATTCAATGTCACTGGAATTGAAAAGTTTCTGAAAGGAGTGAAATTGGCAGAATGCGGACTTTCATACGCTGTAGTCTCCATCATGGGTCCGCAAAGCAGTG GAAAAAGTACACTAGTGAACCATCTCTTTCGAACCAACTTCAGGGAGATGGATGCATTCAAAGGAAG GTCTCAAACCACCAGGGGAATTTGGCTTGCGAGATGTGTTGGCATCGAACCCTGCACTCTTGTAATGGATTTGGAGGGGACTGATGGCAGGGAAAGAGGAGAG GATGATACTGCTTTTGAAAAACAAAGTGCTCTCTTTGCTCTTGCTGTTTCTGACATAGTACTTATAAACAT GTGGTGTCATGATATAGGACGTGAACAGGCAGCCAATAAGCCACTGTTGAAAACTGTATTTCAA GTTATGATGCGATTGTTTAGCCCTCGTAAAACCACTTTAATGTTTGTAATACGTGATAAGACAAGG ACACCTCTGGAAAATTTGGAACCTGTTTTGCGGGAAGATATCCAGAAG ATATGGGATTCAGTTCCGAAGCCACAAGCACACACGGACACCCTTCTAAGTGAATTTTTCAAT GTTGAGGTAGTTGCTCTTTCGAGTTATGAAGAGAAAGAAGAACAGTTTAAAGAGCAG GTTTCTGATTTGAGGCAGCGATTCAATCAATCTATTGCTCCTGGTGGGCTTGCTGGAGATCGGCGGGGCGTCGTTCCTGCATCAGGTTTTTCGTTCAGTGGTCAGCAAATTTGGAAGGTCATTAAGGAAAACAAGGACCTTGATCTTCCTGCACACAAG GTTTTGGTGGCTACAGTTCGCTGTGAAGAAATTGCCAATGAAAGATGTAATGCGTTTTCACATAATCGG GATTGGCTAAATTTGGAAGAGGCCTCACAATCTGGCCCTGTCCCAGGTTTTGGGAAAAAGCTTAGTTCAATTCTTGGAAGTTGTTTCTCTGA GTATGATGCAGAGGCTATATATTTTGACGAGGGTGTGAGAAATTCGAAGAGGAAGCATCTGGAAGATAAATTATTGCAG CTTGTCCAACCTGCCTTTCAATTAGTACTGGGACATGTGCGTTCTGGAGCATTTGAAAAGTTCACAGAGACGTTTGAAAAATCTCTGAAAGCGGGTGAAGGGTTTTCTGATGTTGCTTGCAGATGCAAACAGACTGCTTTGAATGCCTTTGATGAGGGATCTGCAG ATTCTGTGGTCGAACAAGCAAACTGGGATACATCTAAAGTGAAGGCCAAGCTTGAACGTGATTTAGACGAACATATCACCTCTGTTCGTGCTGCCAAGTTAGGCGAATTTACATCTCACTTTGAG GCGAAATTAAATGATGCTCTATCAGCGCCTGTTGAGGCACTACTGGATACTGCAAACATTGAAACATGGCCATCAATAAGAAAACTCCTTCGACATGAAACTCAGTCAGCAGTATCTGGCCTTGCTAGTAAACTGTCTAGTTTTGATTTGGATGAGCAAACCAGAGACAAAATGTTAGCGAAGCTGGGGGATCATGCACGAGGTGTGGTTGAGGCCAAGGCCAAAGAAGAAGCGGGAAAGGTTTTGATCCGTATGAAAGACAG ATTCACAACATTGTTCAGCCATGATGCTGACTCAATGCCACGGATTTGGACTGGAGATGAAGATATTAAAGCAATTACAAAGTCTGCTCGTACCTCG TCTCTTAAATTGCTCTCAGTTCTGTCTGTCATTCGGTTGGATGACGAATCAGATGATATTGACAAGACGTTGTCTCTTGCATTGTTGGACACCAGTAAAAGCAGGAGTTCAGTGTCAACTGATCCGTTGGCATCTAGCACCTGGGAGAAG GTCTCGTTATCCAAAACATTAATAACTCCAGTGCAATGCAAATCACTGTGGAGACAGTTCCAAATGGAGACAGAATATACCGTTAGCCAGGCCATATCTGCTCAG GAAGCCTGCAAGCGTGGCAACAGCTGGTTGCCACCTCCATGGGCGATTGCTGCTATCATCATTTTGGGTTTTAACGAGATTGTGACACTTTTGAG GAATCCTTTATATATCGGACTCCTCTTTGTCGGGTATCTCGTGAGCAAAGCATTGTGGGTGCAGATGGATGTATCTAACGAATTCAGCCATGGCTTT CTTCCGGGACTTCTATCAGTATCAGCCCGATTCGTGCCAACAGTCATGAACATGCTTAGTGGACTAGCTGCTCAGGGAAATACACCAGCAAACACAGCTGGTCAGACAAATCCTCCTCCCATGGCAGCAAATAGCCTCCAAGGTGGTTCGACTTCTACCAGTTCTTCCCAAGCAACGACTAAAGTAAAGTCGTCTAGTTCTTCGAAGGCTGACTAG
- the LOC141614121 gene encoding autophagy protein 5-like, protein MEEIGKEAQKNTWKAAIPLLVHLHDSEITSLPPPNPLVILAPRLGYLPLIAPQLKACFSSTLPPGDDTVWFDYKGMPLKWYIPTGVLFDLLCAEPESPWKLTVHFRGYPSHILTPCEGEDAVKWNFINSLKEAVYIMSGNCKSIMNMSQSDQSALWRSVLDGNLEGFLKVTSNLKLGVVEDKYVFYPSFKPPSTNGNIDNTNLVKTGKIPIRLYVRTVLEVFDDLEDVPEIDSWESVSCINRPIEFDNDEGTYMTLGDAMKTLLPEYFTERPENNETTARDELIEEHSGDPIDTGISGEGAPTVTDSSVSIQTSTNLKVGLIRIHRCEPPLNAPLSWVVNNLMFPDHFLHICVYLIHKKSSFRRVIGSLLGP, encoded by the exons ATGGAGGAGATTGGAAAAGAAGCCCAGAAGAACACGTGGAAAGCAGCAATCCCTCTTCTTGTTCATCTTCATGATTCCGAAATCACTTCTCTTCCTCCTCCTAACCCTCTTGTG ATCCTTGCACCTCGGCTTGGTTACCTGCCACTAATAGCTCCTCAGTTAAAGGCCTGCTTCAGCAGCACACTTCCTCCGGGAGATGACACCGTTTGGTTTGACTACAAGGGGATGCCACTGAAATG GTATATTCCTACGGGAGTCCTTTTTGATCTTTTATGTGCAGAGCCTGAAAGTCCTTGGAAGTTAACT GTGCATTTTAGAGGGTACCCGAGTCATATACTGACACCATGTGAAGGGGAAGATGCTGTTAAGTGGAACTTCATCAATTCCCTAAAAGAG GCTGTTTATATTATGAGTGGGAATTGCAAGAGTATTATGAACATGTCTCAGTCAGACCAGTCAGCATTGTGGCGCTCTGTTTTAGATG GCAATTTGGAAGGCTTCCTTAAGGTGACATCAAATCTAAAGTTAGGAGTTGTTGAAGACAAATACGTATTTTATCCGTCATTCAAACCTCCGTCTACCAACGGGAATATAGATAATACGAACCTCGTCAAAACAG GCAAAATTCCTATTCGCTTGTATGTCAGAACTGTGTTGGAGGTATTTGATGACCTGGAAGATGTGCCTGAGATTGACAGTTGGGAGAGTGTCTCTTGCATAAACAGGCCCATTGAATTCGACAATGATGAAG GGACATACATGACTCTAGGTGATGCTATGAAGACTCTCTTGCCGGAGTATTTCACAGAGAGACCAGAAAACAATGAGACAACAGCAAGAGATGAGCTTATTGAAGAACATTCAGGAGATCCTATTGACACAGGAATTTCAGGAGAAGGGGCCCCCACAGTCACTGATTCTTCAGTCTCCATACAAACTTCCACAAATTTAAAAGTCGGGTTGATTCGGATCCATCGTTGTGAGCCGCCCCTGAATGCTCCTTTATCTTGGGTGGTGAACAACTTGATGTTTCCTGATCACTTTCTTCACATATGTGTTTATTTGATTCATAAGAAATCCAGTTTCCGGCGTGTGATTGGTAGCCTTCTCGGTCCTTGA
- the LOC141614137 gene encoding protein ROOT HAIR DEFECTIVE 3-like isoform X2, protein MDAFKGRSQTTRGIWLARCVGIEPCTLVMDLEGTDGRERGEDDTAFEKQSALFALAVSDIVLINMWCHDIGREQAANKPLLKTVFQVMMRLFSPRKTTLMFVIRDKTRTPLENLEPVLREDIQKIWDSVPKPQAHTDTLLSEFFNVEVVALSSYEEKEEQFKEQVSDLRQRFNQSIAPGGLAGDRRGVVPASGFSFSGQQIWKVIKENKDLDLPAHKVLVATVRCEEIANERCNAFSHNRDWLNLEEASQSGPVPGFGKKLSSILGSCFSEYDAEAIYFDEGVRNSKRKHLEDKLLQLVQPAFQLVLGHVRSGAFEKFTETFEKSLKAGEGFSDVACRCKQTALNAFDEGSADSVVEQANWDTSKVKAKLERDLDEHITSVRAAKLGEFTSHFEAKLNDALSAPVEALLDTANIETWPSIRKLLRHETQSAVSGLASKLSSFDLDEQTRDKMLAKLGDHARGVVEAKAKEEAGKVLIRMKDRFTTLFSHDADSMPRIWTGDEDIKAITKSARTSSLKLLSVLSVIRLDDESDDIDKTLSLALLDTSKSRSSVSTDPLASSTWEKVSLSKTLITPVQCKSLWRQFQMETEYTVSQAISAQEACKRGNSWLPPPWAIAAIIILGFNEIVTLLRNPLYIGLLFVGYLVSKALWVQMDVSNEFSHGFLPGLLSVSARFVPTVMNMLSGLAAQGNTPANTAGQTNPPPMAANSLQGGSTSTSSSQATTKVKSSSSSKAD, encoded by the exons ATGGATGCATTCAAAGGAAG GTCTCAAACCACCAGGGGAATTTGGCTTGCGAGATGTGTTGGCATCGAACCCTGCACTCTTGTAATGGATTTGGAGGGGACTGATGGCAGGGAAAGAGGAGAG GATGATACTGCTTTTGAAAAACAAAGTGCTCTCTTTGCTCTTGCTGTTTCTGACATAGTACTTATAAACAT GTGGTGTCATGATATAGGACGTGAACAGGCAGCCAATAAGCCACTGTTGAAAACTGTATTTCAA GTTATGATGCGATTGTTTAGCCCTCGTAAAACCACTTTAATGTTTGTAATACGTGATAAGACAAGG ACACCTCTGGAAAATTTGGAACCTGTTTTGCGGGAAGATATCCAGAAG ATATGGGATTCAGTTCCGAAGCCACAAGCACACACGGACACCCTTCTAAGTGAATTTTTCAAT GTTGAGGTAGTTGCTCTTTCGAGTTATGAAGAGAAAGAAGAACAGTTTAAAGAGCAG GTTTCTGATTTGAGGCAGCGATTCAATCAATCTATTGCTCCTGGTGGGCTTGCTGGAGATCGGCGGGGCGTCGTTCCTGCATCAGGTTTTTCGTTCAGTGGTCAGCAAATTTGGAAGGTCATTAAGGAAAACAAGGACCTTGATCTTCCTGCACACAAG GTTTTGGTGGCTACAGTTCGCTGTGAAGAAATTGCCAATGAAAGATGTAATGCGTTTTCACATAATCGG GATTGGCTAAATTTGGAAGAGGCCTCACAATCTGGCCCTGTCCCAGGTTTTGGGAAAAAGCTTAGTTCAATTCTTGGAAGTTGTTTCTCTGA GTATGATGCAGAGGCTATATATTTTGACGAGGGTGTGAGAAATTCGAAGAGGAAGCATCTGGAAGATAAATTATTGCAG CTTGTCCAACCTGCCTTTCAATTAGTACTGGGACATGTGCGTTCTGGAGCATTTGAAAAGTTCACAGAGACGTTTGAAAAATCTCTGAAAGCGGGTGAAGGGTTTTCTGATGTTGCTTGCAGATGCAAACAGACTGCTTTGAATGCCTTTGATGAGGGATCTGCAG ATTCTGTGGTCGAACAAGCAAACTGGGATACATCTAAAGTGAAGGCCAAGCTTGAACGTGATTTAGACGAACATATCACCTCTGTTCGTGCTGCCAAGTTAGGCGAATTTACATCTCACTTTGAG GCGAAATTAAATGATGCTCTATCAGCGCCTGTTGAGGCACTACTGGATACTGCAAACATTGAAACATGGCCATCAATAAGAAAACTCCTTCGACATGAAACTCAGTCAGCAGTATCTGGCCTTGCTAGTAAACTGTCTAGTTTTGATTTGGATGAGCAAACCAGAGACAAAATGTTAGCGAAGCTGGGGGATCATGCACGAGGTGTGGTTGAGGCCAAGGCCAAAGAAGAAGCGGGAAAGGTTTTGATCCGTATGAAAGACAG ATTCACAACATTGTTCAGCCATGATGCTGACTCAATGCCACGGATTTGGACTGGAGATGAAGATATTAAAGCAATTACAAAGTCTGCTCGTACCTCG TCTCTTAAATTGCTCTCAGTTCTGTCTGTCATTCGGTTGGATGACGAATCAGATGATATTGACAAGACGTTGTCTCTTGCATTGTTGGACACCAGTAAAAGCAGGAGTTCAGTGTCAACTGATCCGTTGGCATCTAGCACCTGGGAGAAG GTCTCGTTATCCAAAACATTAATAACTCCAGTGCAATGCAAATCACTGTGGAGACAGTTCCAAATGGAGACAGAATATACCGTTAGCCAGGCCATATCTGCTCAG GAAGCCTGCAAGCGTGGCAACAGCTGGTTGCCACCTCCATGGGCGATTGCTGCTATCATCATTTTGGGTTTTAACGAGATTGTGACACTTTTGAG GAATCCTTTATATATCGGACTCCTCTTTGTCGGGTATCTCGTGAGCAAAGCATTGTGGGTGCAGATGGATGTATCTAACGAATTCAGCCATGGCTTT CTTCCGGGACTTCTATCAGTATCAGCCCGATTCGTGCCAACAGTCATGAACATGCTTAGTGGACTAGCTGCTCAGGGAAATACACCAGCAAACACAGCTGGTCAGACAAATCCTCCTCCCATGGCAGCAAATAGCCTCCAAGGTGGTTCGACTTCTACCAGTTCTTCCCAAGCAACGACTAAAGTAAAGTCGTCTAGTTCTTCGAAGGCTGACTAG